The genomic stretch gaaatactcagggaagtcttttattattaaaattcttctagtatttatttctgggggagattatctatctcagggggagattataaatctcagggggagacatattcacacattgtctatatgcttatgctatagctgtgtaattgtcctttgccgtctgttcttttctgaatgcaaattcatatcatttatgtatgtttttgtcatcatcaaaaagggggagattattagaacaagatttgttctgatcaatattcttagttttgatgataacaaggatatgaattttgtatgagataatgtggtactctaatacactgcaatttccctttcaggaaatatataaagagtatgcacaaatcagcgctcagaagctttgattCAGAAGGtacaacatgcaacatcagaacatggtctggcaagacatcagaagatggtcaagcagaatcagaacatgggtctatggaagcatcagaagaactagagatcagaagcagaagcactgaagttctcatggtatcacgctcagaagctcttcaaggtcagaagacaagaagatgctctgcacctagctgtttgactctgatgatattcaaacgttgtatacacaaacatcagatcagaagcaagtacaagatggcaggctacactgactgacaaaaggaacgttagaagctattaaaggcaacgtcagtagacacagcgtaaacaaggctcgaggtagttgacaaaagagtgaaacattaaatgcaatgctgtacggaatacgcaaagcattaaatgctcccaacggtcatcttctcaagtgcctatatatatgaagttctgatgagatgcaagctgacgaattctgtgaatacaaacttgctgaaacgctgttcaaatcaaagctcacaaacttcatcttcatcaaagctcactacattgctgttgtaatatattagtgagattaagcttaaactttaagagaaatatcactgttgtgattatagcttttcagaagcacttgtaatactcttagaatttattacattaatttgtaagtaactagagtgatcaggtttgatcaggaaactctaggaagtcttagcttgtgtctaagcagttgtaactagagtgatcacgtggtggtcaggatactctagaaagtcttagcttgtgtctaagcaatttttcctagagtgatcaggttgtgatcaggatactctagtagacttagtcgcgggctaagtggaaaaccattgtaatctgttgagattagtggattaaatcctcaggtgaggtaaatcactccaagggggtggactggagtagtttagttaacaacgaaccaggataaaaataactgtgcaattttgtttttatcgttcaagtttttagactacacttattcaaacccccctttctaagtgtttttctctcCTTCAGAAAGAAGTCATAAAGGATGTTAGGAGAAGACTCGACAAATGGCGAGGGAGGTTCTTATCTATAGGAGGGAGAGTAGTGTTAATCAATTTTGTGTTGAATGCACTCCCTCTCTATTCGCTATCCTTCTATCGGGCTCCGAAAAAGGTTGTGAGGGAGATCTCTAGAATCCAGCATGGTTTTTTGTGGGGGGAGTGGAAGGAGGTAGGCGTGTAAATTGGTTTAGTTGGCGAAACGTTTGTAAATCAAAAGAAGAAGGAGGTTTGGGAATTAAAGACGTAGGAAGTATGAATGTCGTATTGTTAATGAAGTGGAAGTGGCACATTCTAACGGAGGAAAATGCGATATGGTCGAGTTTGCTAAAGCACTGATACACTCATCCAGAGGATAAAATGTTTGTCAATGATATGAGTGGAACCACAAGCCGTGACTCTATTTGGCGGCGTGATCTTATGATGATAAACGGTTGTGATAGTTCTAATGGACTGTCTATTTCTGATTTCATTTCTTGCAGGGTCCATAATAGAGAATCCACTTCTTTTTGGTTCAGTAAGTGGGTGGGGGATCAAAACACTTCGGAAGCTTATCCGGAGCTCTATGCTAAAATACAATCCCCTACAATGACTGTCGCGGCTGCTGGTTATAGGCAGCGGCCGATATGGATTTGGGACGCTGGAGGTTAGATTATAGAGCCAGACGAAGACGATAATATGCTGCTGGCGTTGCTTACTGAACATCTGCAGGATGTTTTCCCGGATAGCCATGGCAGAGATGAGTTTGTTTGGGCCAAGGATGAAAGTGCCGGTTTTTCTGTTAAAGCCTGTGGAGTTGAGATTAGAAGATACGACATTGCTACGAGGCTGCATCCAGGTATTCTAAACAGACTGAATTTTATGTGGGATCTGATTGTCCCTTCAAAAGTAGCCTTTTTTGCTTGGAGATTCATCCTAGACAGGTTACCGACTTGGGATCATTTGAAGACTAGAGGCATTCTGTTAGACGATAGTGAATGTTATTGTGTGTTCTGTTTTCAAGTTTTGGAGACATCTAGTCATTTGTTTGATGACTGTGTGTTCTCTGATAGAATTTGGAGTAAAATAGGACAATGGCTCGGTATCTCTGAAAAAGCTGTCAATTGCGGAGTTGAAGAGATTCTCGGAACATTTTGAGAAAATTAAGGCAAAAGACGAAAGATTAAGTGTCGGAGTTATTTGGCTCGCGGTTTTGTGGAATTTGTGGGTGGTGAGGAATGCTATAATATTCAATGGTTATATTTTTAACTTCGACGGATGTTATAGCTCTATAATCCTTAGCTCGTGGAAATGGTTTAGGACAATTAACATTTCTTCTTCGGCTTGTAATTACCACTATTGAAACATTTTACCTCCGGCTTGTTTAAAGGGGTAACTGTTTGTTGTGTTGCCTTTTTATGATTAATACATAacctattgaaaaaaaaaagaatgagtcATATAATAACTGGGTgaaattcattaaaaattaaagattacgaaagaaaatatattataatataaaaattgaTAAGATTATAAAATATAGTATTgcaatataaaataaatacataagtaatgtatgaattaaatagtatcaaaattgtataataatatgaaatattcttaattattttaaaatcactaaaataaaataaatatataattattgattCAAACATgacaattatattaatttacaaattcaataagttttatttttttctactatTAAAATTTTATGCAACAGGAAAAATGAAGTTGttgatcaaataattaaataatggaacacatttattattgattcaattatttttgtaaataactccaaaataaaaagaaatatttatataGACCATAATTCGTGTGAACTCACGAGTTATTACATTTATTATACATTCTTGttatattttcaaaacaaatacACATATATAAACCAAAATTTGTGCTAACCAACggattattacatttttttagaattaaataaaacaaaattaaacatacttaaaataatatatgaattcAAATACGGAAAAATGTGttgttttataattatttacggtaataatatttttagtttaaaattatttttaatttaataaacattattttaaagaTAATATATGGAAAACTGAGCTATATAATATTAATGTAAACATTTCACTAATATATGTTATTGATggacattttattttaaaattaactagtgattcataatatttttttaaatgagaaCAAATTGtcttttatccaaatatttttttaaataatatcgaaacaaaaataatattacaaacaacaaaatatactattcattcaaatatatatttttttaataaacaagtcaaaatatattaaaagaaaaatagaaggaTTACAAGAGACACAAGAGGGGGACCAAGCCAAAACCTCTTAGGAGCAAATCCTAATCCTAAGGGTATCCGACTTGTCTAACAAGTAATCGAAATAGATATCATTATGAACATGATTAAACCAAGTGAAGCTTTTGCTAGAAAAACCAATATTAGCCAGGATATCCGCACAAAAATTGGCCTCTATAAAAATATGAGAGATAAAAAAATCGATTCTTAGAGTATACGTCGAACACGTAAGCCAACGAGACTTGAGAATCCAAGGCACTAAGTGAATGTTTGCAAAATCCTTCACCACTAACATACAATCCATTTTGATCCAAAGTTTAGTCCAATTCTCTTGTATGGCTTTCTCAATTGCAATAATAATCGCCGTAAACTCAGCAACCACCGGCGATCCCAGACCAATAATAGTAGCAAAGTTGAAAAGGTGATTGGCGTCCTCATCCTTGAAGAGACCCCCGCAAGAAGCCATCAAAGGATAGCCGAAGCAACACCGTCAGTGTTGCACTTTATCTAGCCTCAAGTAGAAGTGCTTCAAAGAACTTCAATAGTTGTCAATTGTCTACTTGGACGAATATCATTATCAAAGGCTTTAAGTAAAGTGAAGCTTGGGATATAATTATAAGCCATTCTACTGGTTAAAGTACCCACCATTTTGGCCTTAGCCATTATGCTAGATATACATTTTTTCCAATGGATGTCTTTGTTATCAAACCTGACTCTGTTCCTAGTCTTCTAGATTTGGTATAAAGAGGTCGGGCTAGCTTTGATAACTACAAGGGCCTGAGGATTCCAAGATTCAAGCAATACTTGGTGACATTCCTCCAAATTCTTAATATTGTATTTCAATTGAAACTTCTCACAAAGCCATCTCCAAATGTTTGAAGCGAAATTGCATCCAAAAAACAAGTGATCGGTTGTTTTCGCCGCCTTGTTACAATGAGAACAACACGAAGGGAAGGAGAAACCACGCATGGACAAATTCTCATCGGTGGAGATTCGGTTATGAAGGATTTTCTAGGCAGTGATTGAGTGGGCCCGAGCCGTATCCTTGTCCCAAGGAAAGAGATCCCAATTTCCAATACCAGTAGAATTAGAGATCAAATAATAAGCATGTTTGATTGAGAGAATCCCACCTTCCACATCTTTCCAAGCCAGTAGGTCATCAACAAACATATCTGAAACATAGAAGTTGGAGATGAAAGGTATCAACCCCGACAAAGCCTGAGTGATGTTATAATGAAGGGCATAGGCCTGATGTAACGCCCGAAAATTCGATTATtggcttaatttagacgtttgtaGTGTTTAGTGAAATATTTCGCATTCTGGGACGATTTAGTTGGTATTAGTTTGGGATAGAGGATCGATAATTAATcagaaatttttatattttttagaaatattattagaatgACGTGTattgttttgggaattttccgagtaaatAAAATTAGACCGTAAAATATGAGGTAAAGAGTAAATAGGGagtttaatgaaaataaattagatGGGCTTAGTGTTGAGTGTTATGTTGTACGTCTAATTTGTTTTGACCCAAATTGAAATAATTGAGAAGTAAGAATACACCTAGCTTTTCAGAAACTCAGTAACATaacatttgaaaaagaaaaaaaaaagaagaactgCAGAGAGAAGAGGAAATTAGGAGAAGAAAAGAGATACGAGAAGTTTGTCATGAAGAGAATAACGGAAGAATTACGCGAGGCCGAAAAACTTGGATTCGACCGAAATTGTAGAGCGGACTCCGAATATAAGGTAAAGGTGGAGTTCTTACTCTATAAACGAggatatgatggaccgtatgtggggtttagggaaTTTTAGTATCTCTTCGTGTGCTATTAATTGTTCCGTGAATTTGCTAAAAATTGATGTTTGGAATTTGTGTGAAACTTATGTTGCTATGTGATTAGTAATTGACTCTATGATGTCTGTGATAAtttcaataaatttaaatttggaattgatgatgaattttCTGGAAAATAGAAATAGTTCGTGAGTTAAAACTTGAGACCGGAATTaataaaccaactctggaaagaagaagaaaaccggACGGGCGGGCCAATTACTAGGGGCGGGCGCCCTTTGGTTGTATGTAGTCCCTCTTGGGACGTGTGTGTTATATAGGGGGCGGGGGTCATAACACAAATATTAGTGGCTGCCATATACTCTTTTATTTTACACTCTGTAGTGAAAGAAATAAAATACAAGTGTTATTGTAGATAACACATATAATAGTTAAGTAGCAACTATTATATAAGCATTAAAACTACATATATAATCATTTGAAATATACACCGTAGCGACACAAAGGAATTGAATTGAGAATCACGTTTaagaattttaatataaaatatcttattaacataataatataatgattccatattataaatataatattttaggagttttagaattagaaataaataattagattaacGAGTTAATTTAAGTTAATTTCAATTCCGAGAGAGTTAccgatagagttgttagagttgcttTCGAGTTGTTTAGAGTTAAATCTGATAAatcctaaaaattaaaattgaaggtatttgaccctttagagttgttctattattacttgagtcagaccatTAGGTATATAAGAGTTACTCTTATATGTAAGAGTTATCAGTAGAGGATTTTTGAGCACTTTAGAGTTGTAGGGATTATTGTAGAGTTGTTTCGAGTTCCTTGGAAACTCTGTCGAGTTATAATTATATATCGTTATAACTTTTTACAAGTTAATAATGTAGAACAATATTAGGAGTGTTTGGGAAGAATCCGATAACCGTTGTGCTTGCGGTGTTTTTGGTGATGTTGCGACGTGAcatatttttgtgagttttgtgaagtaTGCTGATGTTTGCGTGAAATATCTgtgatgaattattgttgttgagTTGTCGTGTGATATATTGCGATGTTGCGATGAGCTTTTTTGAATTATTGCGAAGTGCAGGATTTAAGGTGACGattgtttatcaataattattgatatattttggcgatgtaggccaatgcctttgtgacgatgtttggtgatgtgtttgtgatttgttgcatttcatcagtgtctcatgatttgcatATTTTAGCGACGACCTGGATTGACAAACagtgatgaaggcttatgcctgttttggtgcctctattatctggcaattggcgatgggggctgaagccctaggtaccacatgcatgtgcatttgttagagttgCATTTCATTTTTGTGATTATGATGTTATGTGTCTTTGATGCGTGAATTTATGTGACTTGTTGTGAACTTTGAATATGATCgtatgtgagatattgtgactTGTGTTGTTGATTGAAACAATGAACTAAACTAAACAATAACGATTATACCGCAAagcgataattattataactttCACCTGAATATACTttttatcatcaccctgtttatattgtttgatatctcaccccctttatttgtttcgccgttacctttatactggtaatgtgcaggtgatagCTTTGATGAATATTTAGACGCTGTGAGTCGAGTCGGTGGTTGCTCagatacgtagcacttggggggaTAAACAATTGTCTTAATTATTGTTTTATTTGCTGAATCTTATATGGtcttggtttaaattgtaacttaaagttaccgtgcaaaaatgatacgacttgatttgaatatttatgaattttGATGATTCTgttgcgagttaattattgaatttaaacaaagtgatttttaataatgatttgattatcgttttaaattcttgtgctatgtatctatatgaatgCAAGTAAGCcataaatgtttttgagatgacgaatatgtgatacctcaattgttTCGTTTGTGAACTTTTTTATATTCTGATTTCATTTAAATTtcgtgggtagaattggggtgttacacctgaCACTTCCAGACATCAGCAAGGCATTTGTTGAGGTTAGAATTAAACTTCTCAGGAATTTTGAATTTGAGTGCTAGGATCACCAACCCAATTATCTCTTCGAAAGTTAATTATTTTCCCAATACCAATAATCCAAGTACAATTTTCCAACACCATATCATGAACTTCTTTGAAGCCTTTCCATAATGAGGACTTGATTGTATAGTTGATTAGCTTACCTTTCTTTTTTACTCTAGCAATAAGAAGCTTGGACCAAGATTGATTCTGATTAAGAAATTTCCAGCATAGATGGATGTTAGAAGCTGTATTACAATGTTTCAGTGAGATGATGACTAGCCCGCCTTCAGAAGTCTTGGAAAATCACTTTTTCCAAGCCATATTTACAAGCTTTTTCTTATCCACATTACCACTCTAGATAAAGTTACGCATCCATCGCTCAATATTGCTAATGATAGTGGATGGCAAGTTGTAAATGCTGATGCAGTGCACCATCATACTATGAATAACAGACTTAACCAACATGAGTCTTCCGGCCATTGAAAGCATTTTAACCTTCCAAGACGCTAGCTTGATCTTAATATTATCTGCAAGAAAAGATAAGTGCTTAGATTTTGGCTTACCTATAAATATAGGAACACCAAGGTATACAAAGGGAGGATAATCTATAGAGAATCCAATGATAGCAGCCAGTCTGTTATGTCTATCTTGGGCCATTCCTCCTGCATAAATGATAGATTTATTAGAGTTGCAAATTTGGCTAGAACAAAAGGCATAGTCCTTCAGCAGCTTAGAAATGGAAGTTAGAGATTTAACATGCCCCTACAAAAAATCATAATATATATCGTCAGCAAAAAAAGTATGAGAAGGGACTCTGCAGTGTCTATTAGCCTGAATAAGGTTAATTTGATTCAGGTGCACAAGCTCAGAGATGCCTTTTCTTATAACATCCTTAGCCAAGAAAAAGAGGAGGGGAGATAGAGGATCCCCCTGTCTCACAACATTGGAGCAACTGAAATAACCTACCTGATTACCATTTAAGCCAATAGAAAGGTTAGCAGAATTGAGAAGAGTGTGAATCcaagaaaaaaatttagaatagAAGACAAAAGTAGTTAGAGTTTTAAAAATGAAGTTCCAATTCAAGGAGTCAAAAGCTTTAGTAATGTCTATTTTGAGGGCAACATTCCCACTAAAGCTTTTATTTCCAAGAAGATTTATGGTTTCAGATGTAAGGCATATGTCATCCTTAATGTTTCTGCCAGCTATGAATCCTTTTTGCTCAGGAGAGATTAAAGTAGGGAGAATGGAGGATAACCTGTCAGCTAGGATTTTCGAAATTATCTTGTATTTAACGTTAGCTATAGCAATTGGTCTATAATGGCTAATGCTACTAGCATCCTTAAACTTAGGCAGCATAATTAGATTGTTAGCACTAAGATTGGGAAGGATCCACTCTCGTAATAAAAATTGGTTGACATCGTTAATAACATCAAGTTTGATTATCTCCCAAAACATGGAAAAGAAGATTGCTCCAAATCCATCAGGGTTAAGGGCTGAGTCAATGTTAAGGTTAAGCACAACACTGTGAATCTCCTCAGGGCTAGGTAAATTCAGCAACCTATCATTCATTTGCTCATTAACAAGATAAGGAATAACTCTTTGAATCAAGTCATAATCATTATCCACAAAATCACAGTTAAAAAGATTCTTAAAATGGTTTTCTATGTGCTTTTCTAAGATCACATTTTTCAGTTTCAAGTTTACcatttattataagagaagaaATCATCTtggttttccttttaatttttgcATAAGTATGAAAAAAGTTTTTGTTTCTATCACCTTGCAAGTGCCAATTTATTCGAGACTTCTCCCTCCAAAGCTCCCCTTCCATGTATaaagccttttcaaaatcaagCTGAGCTTTAGTTTCCCTTTCCTGCAAAAAATCAGAGTAACCTTCAGCCAAGCTAACAGAATCATGAACATTCCCAAAAGTGAGCTTGTTCCAAACCTTAAGGCAATCCTTAAGATATCTAAGTTTTTTAGCTAGAATGAACATGGGGCAGCCATAAACTTTTTCTTTTCAGACTTCCTTAATAAGTCTTTCACAATCCTCGTGCAAGGACCAAATCTTTAAGAATTTAAATTGGCTTTTAAAAACAACGTCATCAAGCTTTATGGATAAAAGGATGGGATAGTGATCAGATTTAGCCTTAGTAAGGGTGTTACAAACAACAGATTTACAAGAGTCCAACATTGCAAGATTGCAAATAGATTAGTCAAGCCGCTTTTATGTTATATGCTTTCCCTTTCTCCCATTGCCCCAAGTGAGGGAGTTACCAAGAGTGGGAATGTGAATAAGTTGATTTAAGTCAGACCAATTAAAGAAGTCCTCCATAGGGATTTTTGCACGCTGGTGGCTTCCTTTGTATTTAGAGGCACACACAATAGCATTAAAGTCCCCCACAAAGGTCCAAGGGATATTATTGGAAAGATTCTTAAAGAATTCCAAAGGGACCTTCTATGAACATAGCTAGTAGAAGCATAAATTACAGAGAAACCTAAAGTGGTGTTGTGAGAATCAATGGTGAAATTTATATGTTGATCATCAATATTAACAATAGAGGGCTCAAGATTATATTTACAAAAGAACCATATGTTAGGCAATAAGATATCCCTATTATTAACAGCAAAGAGTTTGAAATCTAACCTGTCCAGCCATCATGGGCGAAGTTATCGAACTTCATCCAAGATTCAACAAGAAAAACAAAGTTAAGAGTATTGTTGAGAATCTTCTTTTAAGGGCAAGCCTGGAGGCTTTATTAGCAATTCCTCTTATATTCCAAAAGAGGCAATTCATAGAGAAAGTTTGCTGGGACTATACCTTGGTCTAGTATTGCTTAAAGTTAGGGCTTCTCTATTtctcctatttttttttaataccaatTGGAAGTACTTGTCAGGAAAGAGGTCGACACCATTTTCATCATCTTTCTCCATCTCAGCCATGTTTTCCTAAGATTCATTTCAAAAATTCATGACTTGTGCTTTGAGAGCCGAGTCAATTTGAGTCTCCAGGATATATTTCACAAGTTGAGTAGCATCCACATACTCGTTGTATGATTTACTATCTTCTTCCTGGGGAGAGGTATTGATGTTATTACCCAAAATTACCCCATCAGAGGTTGAGGCCCCTTGGATGTCCCCAAAAGAGTTGGAAGCTTCACCAGCCTTCTACACATCAACAAGCGGTGTAACCACAACTTCACTACCACCAATATTGAGAGAATAGTAGCTATTATGGATGTAGAGGTCCAAGCCGTTGAAAGAGACCCTTCTACCAAACCTTTGAGACCCAGGAGAGCTCTCATGAAGAGGATATCAAGAAGAAGAAAGGTTATAAGGCCAGTCATCATCGATTCTGATGATAATGAAGAAGCAGATTCTATTTGGTCAAACTTTCTCTCAGCTATAGGATTTAGATATGATTACAAAAAAATgacctttttttaattttatttaatgaaagttTTATTCTATGGTTTCTTATCTGTCAGCTTAAGGTTACAACTAATTTAGACATTTCATTCTATGGTTTTATACACATTAATCTATAAGCTTTCATCCTATGGTTATATGCtactaaatataaataaaaccaaaacgaaaaataaaggaaatgctccatacataaaaattataacttacagTAAATTATCTTGTTGTCTTTCCCATATTCATTAACTCTTTAGACTATTTGTATGTTAACCATCCAAAACACCAAAACCAAAACCTAAAACAACACAAAGTAATGTTTTTCTCAACAACAATAAGAACAGtagtaatggagaacaacaacaagaacaacaagagAAACATTAATGGggatcaacaacaataacatactGATGAGAGAGTTTTTCGTTCCCTACGGCTCCTTGGAGAAGAAATGTTATTTCGTTGCTTGGAGAATTAGTGTTCTTTGATTggggctcaaaaatttatttaggtAGACACTTAAGGAATTAAAAAGATAAAGAGTATTTATCTTGGTTAATATAAAAAACAAAGGTAACCTAGCCgacataaaatctataaaaaaataaaggcaCCTTTTTGTttgcaaaa from Vicia villosa cultivar HV-30 ecotype Madison, WI linkage group LG4, Vvil1.0, whole genome shotgun sequence encodes the following:
- the LOC131597478 gene encoding uncharacterized protein LOC131597478 yields the protein MAEMEKDDENGVDLFPDKYFQLVLKKNRRNREALTLSNTRPRLDFKLFAVNNRDILLPNIWFFCKYNLEPSIVNIDDQHINFTIDSHNTTLGFSVIYASTSYVHRRYLKDCLKVWNKLTFGNVHDSVSLAEGYSDFLQERETKAQLDFEKALYMEGELWREKSRINWHLQEKHIENHFKNLFNCDFVDNDYDLIQRVIPYLVNEQMNDRLLNLPSPEEIHSVVLNLNIDSALNPDGFGAIFFSMFWEIIKLDVINDVNQFLLREWILPNLSANNLIMLPKFKDASSISHYRPIAIANVKYKIISKILADRLSSILPTLISPEQKGFIAGRNIKDDICLTSETINLLGNKSFSGNVALKIDITKAFDSLNWNFIFKTLTTFVFYSKFFSWIHTLLNSANLSIGLNGNQGHVKSLTSISKLLKDYAFCSSQICNSNKSIIYAGGMAQDRHNRLAAIIGFSIDYPPFVYLGVPIFIGKPKSKHLSFLADNIKIKLASWKVKMLSMAGRLMLVKSVIHSMMVHCISIYNLPSTIISNIERWMRNFI